From one Lotus japonicus ecotype B-129 chromosome 3, LjGifu_v1.2 genomic stretch:
- the LOC130744871 gene encoding uncharacterized protein LOC130744871: protein MASLHAFSLLVIFMTSFALVIQTGLSAESNYAPEPSPSYIKYIKSCAARLNAACGREIFNSVFYGNQTVGDECCLDLVNDMGQRCHEDLTNFLLMSPQLKAKKIPITQRSKKVWGYCASLSHNLSPMGSAESNYAPEPSPSYVKYIKSCAARLNPTCGREIFNSVFYGNQTVGDECCLDLVNDMGQCCHEDLTNFLLMSPQLKAKNIPISQRSKKVWGYCASLSHNLSPTEFARVPA from the coding sequence ATGGCCTCATTGCACGCTTTTAGTCTATTGGTGATTTTCATGACAAGTTTTGCTTTGGTAATCCAAACAGGGCTTTCAGCTGAAAGTAACTATGCACCAGAGCCATCGCCCTCCTACATAAAGTATATAAAAAGTTGTGCAGCAAGGTTAAACGCGGCGTGTGGTCGTGAGATTTTCAATAGTGTATTTTATGGTAATCAAACTGTTGGTGATGAATGTTGTCTTGATCTCGTGAATGACATGGGACAACGTTGCCATGAAGACTTGACCAATTTTCTTTTGATGTCACCACAGCTCAAGGCCAAAAAGATTCCTATTACACAAAGAAGTAAGAAAGTTTGGGGATATTGTGCTTCTCTTTCACATAACCTCTCTCCAATGGGTTCAGCTGAAAGTAACTATGCACCAGAGCCATCGCCGTCCTACGTAAAGTATATAAAAAGTTGTGCAGCAAGGTTGAACCCTACGTGTGGTCGTGAGATTTTCAATAGTGTATTTTATGGTAATCAAACTGTTGGTGATGAATGTTGTCTTGATCTCGTGAATGACATGGGACAATGTTGCCATGAAGACTTGACAAATTTTCTTTTGATGTCACCACAGCTCAAGGCCAAAAACATTCCTATTTCACAAAGAAGTAAGAAAGTTTGGGGATATTGTGCTTCTCTTTCACATAACCTCTCCCCAACGGAATTTGCCCGTGTTCCTGCATAA
- the LOC130744872 gene encoding uncharacterized protein LOC130744872, whose protein sequence is MASLHAFSLLVIFMTSFALVIQTGLSAESNYAPEPSPSYIKYIKSCAAMLNATCGREIFNSVFYGNQTVGDECCLDLVNDMGQRCHEDLTNFLLMSPQLKAKKIPITQRSKKVWGYCASLSHNLSPMGSAESNYAPEPSPSYVKYIKSCAARLNPTCGREIFNSVFYGNQTVGDECCLDLVNDMGQRCHEDLTNFLLMSPQLKAKNIPISQRSKKVWGYCASLSHNLSPTESARVPA, encoded by the coding sequence ATGGCCTCATTGCACGCTTTTAGTCTATTGGTGATTTTCATGACAAGTTTTGCTTTGGTAATCCAAACAGGGCTTTCAGCTGAAAGTAACTATGCACCAGAGCCATCGCCCTCCTACATAAAGTATATAAAAAGTTGTGCAGCAATGTTAAACGCGACGTGTGGGCGTGAGATTTTCAATAGTGTATTTTATGGTAATCAAACTGTTGGTGATGAATGTTGTCTTGATCTCGTGAATGACATGGGACAACGTTGCCATGAAGACTTGACCAATTTTCTTTTGATGTCACCACAGCTCAAGGCCAAAAAGATTCCTATTACACAAAGAAGTAAGAAAGTTTGGGGATATTGTGCTTCTCTTTCACATAACCTCTCTCCAATGGGTTCAGCTGAAAGTAACTATGCACCAGAGCCATCGCCGTCCTACGTAAAGTATATAAAAAGTTGTGCAGCAAGGTTGAACCCTACGTGTGGTCGTGAGATTTTCAATAGTGTATTTTATGGTAATCAAACTGTTGGTGATGAATGTTGTCTTGATCTCGTGAATGACATGGGACAACGTTGCCATGAAGACTTGACAAATTTTCTTTTGATGTCACCACAGCTCAAGGCAAAAAACATTCCTATTTCACAAAGAAGTAAGAAAGTTTGGGGATATTGTGCTTCTCTTTCACATAACCTCTCCCCAACGGAATCTGCCCGTGTTCCTGCATAA
- the LOC130744874 gene encoding uncharacterized protein LOC130744874, which produces MASLHAFSLLVIFMTSFALVIQTGLSAESNYAPEPSPSYIKYIKSCAARLNAACGREIFNSVFYGNQTVGDECCLDLVNDMGQRCHEDLTNFLLMSPQLKAKKIPITQRSKKVWGYCASLSHNLSPMGSSESNYAPEPSPSYVKYIKSCAARLNPTCGREIFNSVFYGNQTVGDECCLDLVNDMGQRCHEDLTNFLLMSPQLKAKNIPISQRSKKVWGYCASLSHNLSPTESARVPA; this is translated from the coding sequence ATGGCCTCATTGCACGCTTTTAGTCTATTGGTGATTTTCATGACAAGTTTTGCTTTGGTAATCCAAACAGGGCTTTCAGCTGAAAGTAACTATGCACCAGAGCCATCGCCCTCCTACATAAAGTATATAAAAAGTTGTGCAGCAAGGTTAAACGCGGCGTGTGGTCGTGAGATTTTCAATAGTGTATTTTATGGTAATCAAACTGTTGGTGATGAATGTTGTCTTGATCTCGTGAATGACATGGGACAACGTTGCCATGAAGACTTGACCAATTTTCTTTTGATGTCACCACAGCTCAAGGCCAAAAAGATTCCTATTACACAAAGAAGTAAGAAAGTTTGGGGATATTGTGCTTCTCTTTCACATAACCTCTCTCCAATGGGTTCATCTGAAAGTAACTATGCACCAGAGCCATCGCCGTCCTACGTAAAGTATATAAAAAGTTGTGCAGCAAGGTTGAACCCTACGTGTGGTCGTGAGATTTTCAATAGTGTATTTTATGGTAATCAAACTGTTGGTGATGAATGTTGTCTTGATCTCGTGAATGACATGGGACAACGTTGCCATGAAGACTTGACAAATTTTCTTTTGATGTCACCACAGCTCAAGGCCAAAAACATTCCTATTTCACAAAGAAGTAAGAAAGTTTGGGGATATTGTGCTTCTCTTTCACATAACCTCTCCCCAACGGAATCTGCCCGTGTTCCTGCATAA
- the LOC130744875 gene encoding uncharacterized protein LOC130744875, giving the protein MASLHAFSLLVIFMTSFALVIQTGLSAESNYAPEPSPSYIKYIKSCAARLNAACGREIFNSVIYGNQTVGDECCLDLVNDMGQRCHEDLTNFLLMSPQLKAKKIPITQRSKKVWGYCASLSHNLSPMGSAESNYAPEPSPSYVKYIKSCAARLNLTCGREIFNSVFYGNQTVGDECCLDLVNDMGQRCHEDLTNFLLMSPQLKAKNIPISQRSKKVWGYCASLSHILSPTESARDPA; this is encoded by the coding sequence ATGGCCTCATTGCACGCTTTTAGTCTATTGGTGATTTTCATGACAAGTTTTGCTTTGGTAATCCAAACAGGGCTTTCAGCTGAAAGTAACTATGCACCAGAGCCATCGCCCTCCTACATAAAGTATATAAAAAGTTGTGCAGCAAGGTTAAACGCGGCGTGTGGTCGTGAGATTTTCAATAGTGTAATTTATGGTAATCAAACTGTTGGTGATGAATGTTGTCTTGATCTCGTGAATGACATGGGACAACGTTGCCATGAAGACTTGACCAATTTTCTTTTGATGTCACCACAGCTCAAGGCCAAAAAGATTCCTATTACACAAAGAAGTAAGAAAGTTTGGGGATATTGTGCTTCTCTTTCACATAACCTCTCTCCAATGGGTTCAGCTGAAAGTAACTATGCACCAGAGCCATCGCCGTCCTACGTAAAGTATATAAAAAGTTGTGCGGCAAGGTTGAACCTTACGTGTGGTCGTGAGATTTTCAATAGTGTATTTTATGGTAATCAAACTGTTGGTGATGAATGTTGTCTTGATCTCGTGAATGACATGGGACAACGTTGCCATGAAGACTTGACAAATTTTCTTTTGATGTCACCACAGCTCAAGGCCAAAAACATTCCTATTTCACAAAGAAGTAAGAAAGTTTGGGGATATTGTGCTTCTCTTTCACATATCCTCTCCCCAACGGAATCTGCCCGTGATCCTGCATAA